The proteins below come from a single Nocardiopsis gilva YIM 90087 genomic window:
- a CDS encoding cobyric acid synthase, whose product MTRTPSGAAAALLVAGTTSDAGKSVIAAGLCRWLARQGVKVAPFKAQNMSLNSVVTPDGAEIGRAQAMQAAACGIEPSALMNPVLLKPGGDRTSQVVVQGRPIGEADAMNYRSYKDRLRDVAARSLEELRSRYEVVICEGAGSPAEINLRSGDIANMGLARAARLPVLVVGDIDRGGVFAALHGTLALLEPADQALIAGFVINKFRGAPELLDPGLRMISDLTGRPVHGVLPWLDGLWLDVEDSLALSVDRGPMRAPVGRRTLRAAVVRTPRISNFTDIDALTVEPGVDVRFVTSPHELGDADLVILPGSRATVGDLAWLRERGLHEAVADHAERGGPVLGICGGYQMLAEEIHDDVESGAGRVPGLGLLPTTVHFAQEKTLGRPEGTAYGQRVEAYEIHHGRTTVDWDRADGTPVPFLDGCRRGPVFGTTWHGALENDAFRRAFLADVAAVAGRDFVPAPDTDFAAERTARLDALGDLVEQHMDTDAVWRLLESGAPEGLPVIPPGGRPSPLISGISTEYSLV is encoded by the coding sequence GTGACCCGGACCCCCTCCGGCGCCGCCGCGGCGCTGCTCGTTGCCGGAACCACCTCCGACGCCGGAAAAAGCGTCATCGCGGCGGGACTGTGCCGCTGGCTCGCCCGCCAGGGTGTGAAGGTCGCCCCGTTCAAGGCGCAGAACATGTCGCTCAACTCGGTGGTGACACCCGACGGCGCCGAGATCGGCCGCGCCCAGGCCATGCAGGCCGCCGCCTGCGGCATCGAACCCAGCGCGCTGATGAACCCGGTGCTGCTCAAGCCGGGCGGCGACCGGACCAGCCAGGTCGTCGTGCAGGGCCGCCCCATCGGTGAGGCCGACGCGATGAACTACCGGAGCTACAAGGACCGCCTGCGCGACGTCGCGGCGCGCAGCCTGGAGGAGCTCCGCTCCCGCTACGAGGTGGTGATCTGCGAGGGTGCGGGGAGCCCCGCGGAGATCAACCTGCGCTCCGGCGACATCGCCAACATGGGGCTGGCCCGCGCGGCCCGCCTCCCGGTGCTCGTCGTCGGCGACATCGACCGGGGCGGCGTGTTCGCCGCGCTGCACGGAACGCTCGCCCTGCTGGAACCCGCCGACCAGGCGCTGATCGCCGGGTTCGTGATCAACAAGTTCCGTGGCGCGCCCGAGCTCCTGGACCCCGGCCTGCGGATGATCAGCGACCTGACCGGGCGCCCCGTGCACGGGGTCCTGCCGTGGCTCGACGGACTGTGGCTGGACGTGGAGGACTCCCTCGCCCTGAGCGTCGACCGCGGGCCGATGCGCGCCCCGGTGGGGCGGCGGACGCTGCGCGCGGCCGTCGTCCGCACCCCGCGGATCAGCAACTTCACCGACATCGACGCGCTGACCGTGGAACCCGGCGTCGATGTGCGCTTCGTGACCTCGCCCCACGAACTCGGCGACGCCGACCTGGTGATCCTGCCGGGCAGCCGCGCCACCGTCGGCGACCTGGCGTGGCTGCGGGAGCGGGGGCTGCACGAGGCCGTGGCCGACCACGCCGAACGCGGCGGGCCGGTCCTCGGCATCTGCGGCGGGTACCAGATGCTGGCCGAGGAGATCCACGACGACGTGGAATCCGGTGCGGGGCGGGTGCCCGGGCTCGGCCTGCTCCCGACGACCGTCCACTTCGCGCAGGAGAAGACCCTGGGCCGCCCCGAGGGCACGGCCTACGGGCAGCGGGTCGAGGCCTACGAGATCCACCACGGCCGGACCACGGTGGACTGGGACCGCGCCGATGGCACCCCCGTGCCCTTCCTCGACGGCTGCCGCAGGGGGCCGGTGTTCGGCACGACCTGGCACGGTGCCCTGGAGAACGACGCCTTCCGCCGCGCCTTCCTGGCCGACGTCGCCGCGGTGGCCGGGCGCGACTTCGTCCCCGCCCCCGACACGGACTTCGCCGCCGAGCGCACCGCGCGCCTGGACGCCCTCGGCGACCTCGTCGAACAGCACATGGACACCGACGCCGTCTGGCGCCTGCTCGAGTCGGGCGCCCCGGAGGGGTTGCCGGTGATCCCCCCCGGCGGGCGTCCCTCTCCGTTGATCTCGGGGATATCGACCGAATACTCGCTGGTATAA
- a CDS encoding glycine betaine ABC transporter substrate-binding protein: protein MRNRTTGLAAATLGLALLATGCGLESGGGGSSLDVEAGSIPTFEELEGQTIKVGSKELTEQLILGQIAVQALSAAGADVQDETNIAGSENARRAMLNGDIDLMWEYTGTAWLIYEGQEEVIKDPRKQYEAIRDRDLEENDMVWLDPPAPMNNTYALVVTPETAEKYDLEGISDFLEIPEDERSLCVDTEYHDRSDGLAQTREDYGISTKDLPNDDVQTMDSGVVYTSVSEGKCAVGSAYSTDGRIKALGLKMLEDDKNVFPIYNPAITVKKDFNEKYPMLEEIFGPIAEKLDTETVTELNAQADQEGDDPATVAREWLTKEGFLKE, encoded by the coding sequence ATGCGCAACCGCACGACCGGCCTCGCCGCCGCAACCCTCGGGCTGGCACTGCTGGCCACCGGATGCGGACTGGAATCCGGCGGCGGAGGCAGCAGTCTCGACGTGGAGGCCGGTTCCATCCCGACGTTCGAGGAGCTGGAGGGGCAGACCATCAAGGTCGGCTCCAAGGAGCTCACCGAGCAGCTCATTCTCGGCCAGATCGCCGTCCAGGCGCTGTCCGCCGCCGGGGCCGACGTCCAGGACGAGACCAACATCGCCGGCAGCGAGAACGCGCGCCGCGCCATGCTCAACGGCGACATCGACCTGATGTGGGAGTACACCGGCACGGCGTGGCTGATCTATGAGGGCCAGGAAGAGGTCATCAAGGACCCGCGCAAGCAGTACGAGGCGATCCGCGACCGCGACCTCGAAGAGAACGACATGGTGTGGCTCGACCCGCCGGCCCCGATGAACAACACCTACGCGCTCGTGGTCACCCCGGAGACCGCCGAGAAGTACGACCTCGAGGGGATCTCCGACTTCCTCGAGATCCCCGAGGACGAGCGCTCGCTGTGCGTCGACACCGAGTACCACGACCGCTCCGACGGCCTCGCCCAGACGCGCGAGGACTACGGGATCTCCACCAAGGACCTCCCCAACGACGACGTGCAGACCATGGACTCGGGCGTGGTGTACACCTCCGTGTCCGAGGGCAAGTGCGCGGTCGGGTCCGCCTACTCCACCGACGGCCGGATCAAGGCGCTGGGCCTGAAGATGCTGGAGGACGACAAGAACGTCTTCCCGATCTACAACCCGGCGATCACCGTCAAGAAGGACTTCAACGAGAAGTACCCGATGCTGGAGGAGATCTTCGGCCCCATCGCGGAGAAGCTCGACACCGAGACGGTGACGGAGCTCAACGCCCAGGCCGACCAGGAGGGTGACGACCCCGCCACCGTGGCCCGGGAGTGGCTGACCAAGGAGGGCTTCCTCAAGGAGTAG
- a CDS encoding ABC transporter permease — translation MTAPPNASTAPDDADRATERVETAASPLGSGWRLFLAPAVILLLAAAALFYTWLGDVGGYFDNTELRSLNLDNIARRTSEHLQLAAVSTVIVLLIAVPMGIVVSRDKMRWSTPIVLGIANIGQSAPPIGVLVLLAIGVGIGFWPAVIGLVIYAVLPALRNTMVGLQQVDPALIDAARGIGMPAWRVLFKVELPLALPLILAGIRTTLVLLVGMVGLAIFMNAGGLGQLVVAGNSTSRDATLFIGSLLIALLALLVDWIAGMVNRLVQPKGL, via the coding sequence ATGACCGCGCCTCCCAACGCCTCCACCGCCCCCGACGACGCCGACCGCGCCACGGAGCGCGTGGAGACGGCGGCCTCACCGCTGGGCAGCGGGTGGCGGCTCTTCCTCGCACCCGCCGTGATCCTGCTGCTCGCCGCCGCGGCGCTGTTCTACACCTGGCTCGGCGACGTCGGGGGGTACTTCGACAACACCGAGCTGCGCTCGCTCAACCTGGACAACATCGCCCGCCGCACCTCCGAGCACCTGCAGCTCGCCGCGGTCTCCACGGTGATCGTCCTGCTCATCGCGGTCCCCATGGGAATCGTCGTCAGCCGGGACAAGATGCGCTGGTCGACCCCGATCGTGCTGGGCATCGCCAACATCGGGCAGTCGGCACCGCCCATCGGCGTACTCGTGCTGCTCGCCATCGGCGTCGGCATCGGCTTCTGGCCGGCCGTCATCGGGCTGGTCATCTACGCCGTCCTGCCCGCGCTGCGCAACACCATGGTCGGCCTGCAGCAGGTGGACCCCGCGCTGATCGACGCCGCCCGCGGCATCGGCATGCCGGCGTGGCGGGTGCTGTTCAAAGTGGAGCTCCCCCTCGCGCTTCCGCTCATCCTCGCCGGGATCCGCACCACGCTGGTGCTCCTCGTCGGCATGGTGGGCCTGGCGATCTTCATGAACGCCGGCGGCCTGGGGCAGCTCGTCGTCGCCGGTAACAGCACCAGCCGCGACGCCACCCTGTTCATCGGATCGCTGCTGATCGCACTGCTGGCCCTCCTCGTCGACTGGATCGCCGGAATGGTCAACCGACTCGTTCAACCGAAGGGACTCTAG
- a CDS encoding ABC transporter ATP-binding protein, producing the protein MPESTTAPRTPADPAASGDRAGGVPIRLIEVTKRFGASAETAVDNLTMTIPAGEIVVLLGPSGCGKTTTMRMINRLIEPTTGRIMIGDSDAKAQRPDELRRHIGYVIQQAGLFPHMTVAQNIAQVPMMLGWAKQRITERVDELLNLVGLDPAEYRTRYPRQLSGGQQQRVGVARALAADPQVLLMDEPFGALDPITRENLQDELLRLQRELSKTIVFVTHDVDEALKLGDRIAILDTGSTIVQYAPAEEILTNPANAYVEQFVGGESSMRLLKLTPVASITPENVVRARLEDSISDVRHRLTESAADRAIVLDELDRPLRWTGPAELATASGTIADLISADDDRLSTVVPADATLREAMEALLNCPEDIVPIVDGSRAYTGAVTLAAVQHHVSDLYERQKELRRQRLAAGKSPVSLAAEPEDEEEQAAPEEAVGAGEVA; encoded by the coding sequence ATGCCTGAGAGCACCACCGCCCCGCGAACGCCGGCCGACCCCGCCGCGAGCGGTGACCGTGCCGGGGGCGTCCCCATCCGCCTCATCGAGGTGACGAAGCGGTTCGGCGCCTCCGCGGAGACCGCCGTCGACAATCTGACCATGACGATCCCGGCCGGAGAGATCGTCGTCCTGCTCGGCCCCTCCGGGTGCGGCAAGACCACCACGATGCGGATGATCAACCGGCTGATCGAGCCGACGACGGGCCGCATCATGATCGGTGACAGCGACGCCAAGGCGCAGCGCCCCGACGAGCTGCGCCGCCACATCGGCTACGTCATCCAGCAGGCCGGGTTGTTCCCGCACATGACCGTGGCGCAGAACATCGCGCAGGTGCCGATGATGCTCGGCTGGGCCAAGCAGCGCATCACCGAGCGCGTGGACGAGCTGCTCAACCTCGTGGGGCTGGACCCGGCCGAGTACCGCACGCGCTACCCGCGCCAGCTGTCGGGCGGGCAGCAGCAGCGTGTCGGTGTGGCGCGGGCCCTGGCCGCCGACCCGCAGGTGCTGCTGATGGACGAGCCGTTCGGTGCGCTCGACCCGATCACCCGGGAGAACCTGCAGGACGAGCTGCTCCGGTTGCAGCGGGAGCTGTCCAAGACCATCGTCTTCGTCACCCACGACGTCGACGAGGCGCTCAAGCTCGGCGACCGCATCGCCATCCTGGACACCGGATCCACGATCGTCCAGTACGCGCCGGCCGAGGAGATCCTGACCAACCCGGCCAACGCGTATGTGGAGCAGTTCGTCGGCGGGGAGAGCTCCATGCGGCTGCTGAAGCTCACTCCGGTCGCGAGCATCACGCCGGAGAACGTCGTGCGGGCGCGGCTGGAGGACAGCATCTCCGACGTCCGGCACCGGCTCACCGAGAGCGCGGCCGACCGGGCGATCGTGCTCGACGAGCTGGACCGCCCGCTGCGCTGGACCGGCCCCGCCGAACTGGCGACCGCTTCGGGCACCATCGCCGACCTGATCAGCGCGGACGACGACCGGCTCAGTACCGTCGTGCCCGCTGACGCCACGCTGCGCGAGGCGATGGAGGCCCTGCTCAACTGTCCCGAGGACATCGTTCCGATCGTCGACGGGAGCCGTGCCTACACCGGCGCCGTCACCCTGGCGGCCGTGCAGCACCACGTCTCCGACCTCTACGAGCGGCAGAAGGAGCTGCGCCGCCAGCGCCTGGCCGCGGGCAAGTCGCCGGTGTCGCTGGCCGCCGAACCGGAGGACGAGGAGGAGCAGGCGGCTCCCGAGGAGGCCGTCGGGGCGGGTGAGGTCGCATGA
- a CDS encoding ABC transporter permease: protein MTDFLAYVDRHSDTIVMQATQHASLIAQCILIAAVLGVGIGVLAFRNETAAALTTGTTSIIFTIPSLAMLGLLITPLGLGVAPTVTAIVLYSLLPILRNTISGLNGVDPALVDAAHGIGMSRTRALFRVQLPLAWPAILAGLRVSTQLAMGIGAIAAFVNGPGLGQLIFSAQGRLGTVNAPNMALAGTLGIVVLALLFDLIFVLIGKLTTSRGIRIHA, encoded by the coding sequence GTGACCGACTTCTTGGCGTACGTCGACCGGCATTCCGACACGATCGTGATGCAGGCGACCCAGCACGCCAGCCTGATCGCGCAGTGCATTCTGATCGCGGCCGTCCTGGGGGTGGGGATCGGCGTGCTGGCATTCCGGAACGAGACGGCCGCCGCGCTGACCACCGGCACCACCAGCATCATCTTCACCATCCCCTCGCTGGCCATGCTCGGCCTGCTGATCACGCCCCTCGGACTGGGCGTGGCGCCGACGGTGACGGCGATCGTGCTCTACTCGCTGCTGCCCATCCTGCGCAACACGATCTCCGGACTGAACGGCGTCGACCCGGCACTGGTGGACGCCGCGCACGGCATCGGCATGAGCCGCACCCGCGCCCTGTTCCGGGTCCAGCTCCCGCTGGCCTGGCCCGCGATCCTGGCCGGGCTGCGCGTGTCCACCCAGCTCGCGATGGGCATCGGCGCCATCGCCGCCTTCGTCAACGGGCCCGGTCTGGGCCAGCTGATCTTCAGCGCCCAGGGCCGCCTCGGCACGGTCAACGCGCCGAACATGGCGCTGGCGGGCACGCTGGGCATCGTCGTGCTGGCGCTGCTGTTCGACCTCATCTTCGTCCTGATCGGCAAGTTGACCACCTCACGAGGAATTCGAATCCATGCCTGA
- a CDS encoding penicillin acylase family protein, producing the protein MIIPRPPYLGTAAAGTALACLLTGMASAPAAASATVEAAKLRAAVDDYCSDGGCHDIVPPGQNGNATLVEIIGHQMFGTRPKYASSQLDMYDNLVHDYDGLTDATLDDYFADASFGVGDAGVDREYQPRGDVTITRDAAHGIPRIHGTTREGTMYGAGYAAAEDRLFLMDVLRNLGRGQLTPFAGGAPSNRGLEQSLWRGAPYTEADKQVQIDRLAASGERGRQGLADVRAYIDGINAYIDRSQRRNDYPGEYVLTGHKDAVTQEGEIEDFTETDIVGIASMVGLLFGGGGGGEVSSALLKAAFEKEHGAEKGAELWRTWRMENDPEAVTTVDGDFPYTPTPDDPVGVAAPDPGSVVPYDIVHDADVSTAEAPPPSPPAAATDAPADADTPTIGDLSESDRARIDRLIRQGDLSAAEGVLNRGVLPEDFLEGEPGMSNALLVAGEHTENGHPVAVMGPQTGYFSPQLLMVQELQGPGISARGASFPGVSFYVQMGRGTDYAWSATSAGQDITDTFALELCEPDGSEPSVDSRAYVDDGACVEFEKLSVHNEWSPTVADQTPAGSYTLTALRSPYGLVDSFGTVDGTPVAFATRRSTYMREVDSLIGFQKFNEPATITSAKDFQKAAMDIGYAFNWHYADADDIAFLNSGANPVRTPGTDPNMPIAADSAAGWSGWDPQDNSADYTPLEQHPNAVNPDYLVNWNNKVAAGYTSGYGTGPVHRGDLLDGRVAGLIDDGHKFTVASLTQAMADAGSTDLRGEQVLPELLRVVESAPVEDPELAAAVKGLRAWMGDGAPRREPERDAGRYAHADAIRVMDAWWPLLVEAQFEPGLGGGLYRDLTGVLQVDESPSGSLGGPPGNVKQGQTHKGSSFQYGWWSYVDKDLRSVLGDDVQAPLGQTYCGGGDLDTCRTVLLDSLATAAAAPASDVYPGDSYCSAGDQVCADTNIHSPLGGIEMWPIAWQNRPTYQMALQFTQRRP; encoded by the coding sequence ATGATCATCCCCCGCCCCCCATACCTCGGCACCGCAGCCGCTGGGACCGCGCTCGCGTGCCTCCTCACCGGCATGGCGTCCGCCCCCGCCGCGGCCTCCGCAACAGTGGAGGCCGCCAAGCTCCGGGCGGCCGTCGACGACTACTGCTCCGACGGCGGGTGCCACGACATCGTCCCGCCCGGCCAGAACGGCAACGCCACCCTCGTCGAGATCATCGGCCACCAGATGTTCGGCACCCGCCCCAAGTACGCGTCCTCCCAGCTGGACATGTACGACAACCTGGTGCACGACTACGACGGCCTCACCGACGCCACGCTCGATGACTACTTCGCCGACGCCTCCTTCGGCGTCGGCGACGCCGGCGTCGACCGCGAGTACCAGCCGCGCGGAGACGTCACGATCACCCGCGACGCCGCACACGGAATCCCCCGCATCCACGGGACCACCCGCGAAGGCACCATGTACGGCGCCGGATACGCCGCCGCCGAAGACCGGCTCTTCCTGATGGACGTACTGCGCAACCTCGGCCGCGGCCAGCTCACCCCCTTCGCCGGAGGCGCGCCGAGCAACCGGGGCCTGGAACAGAGCCTCTGGCGCGGCGCCCCCTACACCGAGGCCGACAAGCAGGTCCAGATCGACCGCCTGGCCGCCAGCGGCGAGCGCGGACGCCAGGGCCTGGCCGACGTGCGCGCCTACATCGACGGCATCAACGCCTACATCGACCGCTCCCAGCGGCGGAACGACTACCCCGGCGAGTACGTGCTCACCGGGCACAAGGACGCCGTCACCCAGGAGGGCGAGATCGAGGACTTCACCGAGACCGACATCGTCGGCATCGCCTCCATGGTCGGCCTCCTCTTCGGCGGCGGAGGCGGCGGCGAGGTCTCCTCCGCCCTGCTCAAGGCGGCCTTCGAGAAGGAGCACGGGGCCGAGAAGGGCGCGGAGCTGTGGCGCACCTGGCGCATGGAGAACGATCCGGAGGCCGTGACCACGGTCGACGGCGACTTCCCCTACACGCCGACACCCGACGACCCCGTCGGCGTCGCGGCGCCCGACCCGGGATCGGTGGTCCCCTACGACATCGTGCACGACGCCGACGTGAGCACGGCCGAGGCACCGCCGCCGTCACCGCCGGCAGCGGCGACCGACGCCCCGGCCGACGCCGACACCCCCACCATCGGCGACCTGTCCGAGAGCGACCGGGCACGGATCGACCGGCTGATCCGGCAGGGCGACCTCAGCGCAGCCGAAGGCGTCCTCAACAGGGGCGTCCTGCCCGAGGACTTCCTGGAGGGCGAGCCGGGCATGTCCAACGCCCTGCTCGTCGCCGGTGAGCACACCGAGAACGGCCACCCCGTCGCCGTCATGGGGCCGCAGACCGGCTACTTCTCCCCGCAGCTGCTCATGGTGCAGGAGCTGCAGGGACCCGGCATCAGCGCCCGCGGCGCGTCCTTCCCCGGCGTGAGCTTCTACGTGCAGATGGGCCGCGGCACCGACTACGCCTGGAGCGCCACCTCGGCCGGACAGGACATCACCGACACCTTCGCCCTCGAACTGTGCGAACCCGACGGCTCCGAGCCGAGCGTCGACTCCCGCGCCTACGTCGACGACGGCGCCTGCGTGGAGTTCGAGAAGCTCAGCGTGCACAACGAGTGGTCGCCGACCGTGGCCGACCAGACGCCCGCCGGCTCCTACACCCTCACCGCGCTGCGCTCCCCCTACGGCCTGGTCGACAGCTTCGGCACGGTCGACGGCACCCCGGTGGCGTTCGCGACCCGCCGCTCCACCTACATGCGCGAGGTCGACTCCCTCATCGGATTCCAGAAGTTCAACGAGCCCGCCACCATCACCTCGGCGAAGGACTTCCAGAAGGCCGCCATGGACATCGGCTACGCCTTCAACTGGCACTACGCCGACGCCGACGACATCGCCTTCCTCAACTCCGGCGCCAACCCGGTGCGCACCCCGGGCACCGACCCCAACATGCCCATCGCCGCCGACTCCGCCGCCGGGTGGTCGGGATGGGACCCTCAGGACAACAGCGCCGACTACACCCCGCTGGAGCAGCACCCCAACGCCGTCAACCCCGACTACCTCGTCAACTGGAACAACAAGGTGGCCGCCGGATACACCTCCGGCTACGGCACCGGCCCGGTCCACCGGGGCGACCTGCTCGACGGCCGGGTCGCCGGGCTGATCGACGACGGGCACAAGTTCACCGTCGCCTCGCTCACCCAGGCGATGGCCGATGCGGGCAGCACCGACCTGCGCGGCGAGCAGGTCCTGCCCGAGCTGCTGCGCGTCGTGGAGAGCGCGCCGGTCGAGGATCCGGAGCTCGCCGCCGCGGTCAAGGGCCTGCGTGCCTGGATGGGGGACGGCGCGCCGCGCCGCGAGCCCGAGCGGGACGCCGGGCGCTACGCGCACGCCGACGCCATCCGGGTGATGGACGCCTGGTGGCCGCTGCTCGTCGAGGCCCAGTTCGAGCCCGGTCTGGGCGGGGGCCTCTACCGCGACCTCACCGGGGTCCTGCAGGTCGACGAGTCGCCCTCGGGCAGCCTCGGCGGCCCGCCCGGCAACGTGAAGCAGGGCCAGACCCACAAGGGCTCCAGCTTCCAGTACGGCTGGTGGTCGTACGTCGACAAGGACCTGCGGTCCGTCCTCGGTGACGACGTCCAGGCGCCGCTCGGCCAGACCTACTGCGGCGGCGGCGACCTCGACACCTGCCGCACCGTGCTGCTGGACTCCCTGGCCACGGCCGCCGCGGCGCCCGCCTCGGACGTCTACCCCGGAGACTCCTACTGCTCGGCCGGGGACCAGGTGTGTGCCGACACCAACATCCACTCGCCGCTGGGCGGGATCGAAATGTGGCCGATCGCCTGGCAGAACCGCCCCACCTACCAGATGGCCCTGCAGTTCACCCAACGCCGACCCTGA
- a CDS encoding NfeD family protein, with the protein MPLWIMWLIAAVALGVAEIFTLTLSLGLLAIAALVAGIAGALGMGVVVQVVAFVVTSAAGLIIVRPIAQRHLQQPPVLRSGTDALVGRSAVVVEEVTGESGRIKLVGEEWSARALDEDQTIPPGIHVDVMEIEGATAVVYPREALP; encoded by the coding sequence ATGCCGCTGTGGATCATGTGGTTGATCGCCGCGGTCGCCCTGGGCGTCGCGGAGATCTTCACGCTGACCCTGTCCCTGGGTCTGCTCGCCATCGCCGCCCTTGTCGCCGGGATCGCCGGTGCGCTGGGGATGGGCGTCGTGGTCCAGGTGGTGGCGTTCGTGGTCACCTCCGCCGCGGGACTCATCATCGTGCGCCCGATCGCGCAGCGCCACCTGCAACAGCCACCCGTACTCCGCTCCGGGACGGACGCACTCGTCGGACGGTCCGCGGTGGTCGTCGAGGAGGTCACCGGGGAGAGCGGCCGCATCAAGCTCGTCGGTGAGGAGTGGTCGGCCCGCGCCCTCGACGAGGACCAGACCATCCCCCCGGGGATCCACGTCGACGTCATGGAGATCGAGGGCGCGACGGCCGTCGTCTATCCGCGCGAAGCACTGCCCTGA
- a CDS encoding SPFH domain-containing protein, producing the protein MGLDILFIVLAAIAVLLVVSTVRIVPQARAYNIERFGRYLRTLKPGLNFIIPGVDRVNTKYDLREQVFSSRPQPVITEDNLVVNIDTVLYYQITDPRAAAYEVANYLQAIDQLTVTTLRNVIGGMDLEQTLTSRETINSRLRGVLDDATGKWGIRANRVEIKAIDPPPTIKEAMEKQMRAERDKRAVILHAEGERQSRILTAEGARQQAILEAQGDQQARILRSDGEAQAVERVFQAVHANDADSKLLAYKYLETLPHLASGEGNTFWVIPGELTQAVQNVTKAFAGDAGEAARPTEEREAPSETAEVEEGEARRLTEGEPRPRPAAAQAAVEAAESAAQAVANARKEAAAAGAPGQKLPGQRSDEGE; encoded by the coding sequence ATGGGGCTCGACATCCTGTTCATCGTTCTCGCGGCCATCGCCGTCCTCCTGGTCGTCTCCACGGTGCGGATCGTGCCGCAGGCACGCGCCTACAACATCGAGCGATTCGGCCGCTATCTGCGGACGCTCAAACCCGGCCTGAACTTCATCATCCCGGGCGTCGACCGCGTCAACACCAAGTACGACCTGCGGGAGCAGGTGTTCTCGTCGCGGCCGCAGCCCGTGATCACCGAGGACAACCTGGTCGTCAACATCGACACCGTGCTCTACTACCAGATCACCGACCCCCGCGCCGCCGCCTATGAGGTGGCGAACTACCTTCAGGCCATCGACCAGCTCACAGTCACCACGCTGCGCAACGTGATCGGCGGCATGGACCTCGAACAGACCCTGACCTCGCGCGAGACCATCAACTCGCGGCTGCGTGGCGTGCTCGACGACGCCACCGGCAAGTGGGGCATCCGCGCCAACCGCGTCGAGATCAAGGCCATCGACCCGCCGCCGACGATCAAGGAGGCGATGGAGAAGCAGATGCGGGCCGAGCGCGACAAGCGCGCGGTGATCCTGCACGCCGAGGGTGAGCGGCAGTCCCGCATCCTGACCGCTGAGGGCGCCCGGCAGCAGGCCATTCTGGAGGCCCAGGGTGACCAGCAGGCCCGGATCCTGCGCTCCGACGGTGAGGCCCAGGCGGTGGAGCGCGTCTTCCAGGCCGTGCACGCCAACGACGCCGACTCCAAGCTGCTCGCCTACAAGTACCTGGAGACGCTGCCGCACCTGGCCAGCGGCGAGGGCAACACGTTCTGGGTCATCCCCGGTGAGCTGACCCAGGCGGTGCAGAACGTCACCAAGGCCTTCGCCGGAGACGCCGGAGAGGCCGCACGCCCCACCGAAGAGCGCGAGGCCCCGTCCGAAACCGCCGAGGTGGAGGAAGGCGAGGCCCGGCGGCTGACCGAGGGCGAGCCCCGCCCCCGCCCGGCGGCGGCCCAGGCCGCGGTCGAGGCGGCGGAGAGCGCCGCCCAGGCGGTCGCCAACGCGCGCAAGGAGGCGGCGGCCGCCGGCGCGCCGGGACAGAAGCTGCCCGGGCAGCGCTCCGACGAAGGAGAGTGA
- a CDS encoding quinone oxidoreductase family protein, with the protein MRAIVIEQPGGPEVLRPREVTDPRPGPGQVVVDVGAAGVNFIDIYQRTGVYPVPTPYTPGLEGAGTVSAVGAGVTDLAEGQRVAWVSAPGGYAERAAVPVERVVPVPDGVTTEQAAAVMLQGLTAHYLTHATYPVRSGDSVLVHAAAGGTGLLLVQLAKARGARVIGTVSTEAKEQQARAAGADEIIRYTEVDDVAAAVRELTGGAGVAAVFDGVGADTFDASLASLRRRGVLALFGQSSGVVPTFDPQRLNTAGSVFLARPNLADHIVDRAELLERANDILGLVDAGKLRVEIGGRYPLADAARAHEDLAARRTTGKLLLV; encoded by the coding sequence ATGCGTGCCATCGTCATCGAACAGCCGGGTGGACCCGAGGTCCTGCGGCCGCGTGAGGTCACCGACCCCCGTCCCGGCCCGGGCCAGGTGGTGGTCGACGTCGGGGCCGCCGGGGTCAACTTCATCGACATCTACCAGCGCACCGGCGTCTACCCGGTGCCCACGCCCTACACCCCGGGCCTGGAGGGAGCGGGAACGGTGTCCGCGGTCGGCGCGGGCGTGACCGACCTGGCCGAGGGGCAGCGCGTCGCGTGGGTGTCGGCGCCCGGGGGCTACGCCGAGCGCGCGGCCGTTCCCGTGGAGCGGGTCGTGCCGGTCCCGGACGGCGTGACCACCGAGCAGGCCGCCGCTGTGATGCTCCAGGGCCTGACCGCGCACTACCTGACCCACGCCACCTACCCCGTGCGTTCGGGCGACTCCGTGCTGGTGCACGCCGCGGCCGGCGGCACCGGACTGCTGCTGGTGCAGCTGGCCAAGGCGCGGGGCGCCCGCGTCATCGGAACGGTGTCCACCGAGGCCAAGGAGCAACAGGCCCGCGCGGCCGGGGCCGACGAGATCATCCGCTACACCGAGGTCGACGACGTGGCCGCCGCCGTGCGCGAGCTGACCGGCGGCGCGGGCGTGGCCGCCGTCTTCGACGGCGTGGGTGCCGACACCTTCGACGCCAGCCTCGCCTCCCTGCGGCGCCGCGGTGTGCTGGCGCTGTTCGGCCAGTCCAGTGGGGTCGTGCCGACGTTCGACCCGCAGCGCCTGAACACCGCCGGGTCGGTCTTCCTGGCCCGACCGAACCTCGCCGACCACATCGTGGACCGCGCCGAACTGCTGGAGCGGGCGAACGACATCCTCGGGCTCGTGGACGCCGGGAAGCTGCGGGTGGAGATCGGCGGCCGCTACCCGCTGGCCGACGCCGCCCGGGCCCACGAGGACCTGGCAGCCCGCCGGACCACCGGCAAGCTGCTGCTGGTCTGA